In a single window of the Acidobacteriota bacterium genome:
- a CDS encoding nucleotide exchange factor GrpE, giving the protein MFKRKKMSELDHLIEEHPEDMEPPIAVKDKRRFNENGELVRDDEPEAGKKTVPVKPQRETELEAQLKAEVERREAAEAKLVGVQAKFEEAKAELEKETAEMRERLKRTLEDRANQNKFNFLQTLLPVLDNLHLAVNASEEDPSIENLRTGVKGVARSFEHALASVGVETVPSIGTNFDPELHEAVDMAPADAENDGKIVAEYQTGYRFGDRLLRPARVQVGKAG; this is encoded by the coding sequence ATGTTTAAGCGAAAGAAGATGAGCGAACTGGATCACCTAATAGAAGAACACCCTGAGGATATGGAGCCGCCGATCGCGGTCAAGGACAAGCGCCGTTTCAATGAGAACGGCGAACTCGTCCGCGATGATGAGCCCGAAGCGGGAAAAAAGACGGTCCCCGTAAAGCCGCAGCGTGAGACCGAACTGGAAGCTCAGCTAAAGGCCGAGGTCGAACGCCGCGAGGCAGCCGAGGCGAAACTGGTCGGCGTGCAGGCAAAGTTCGAAGAGGCAAAGGCCGAGCTTGAAAAAGAGACCGCCGAGATGCGCGAAAGGCTTAAGCGTACACTGGAGGATCGGGCCAATCAGAACAAATTCAATTTCCTTCAGACGCTTCTTCCTGTTTTGGATAACCTTCATCTCGCCGTGAATGCAAGCGAAGAGGACCCTTCCATCGAGAATCTCAGGACCGGTGTTAAAGGCGTCGCTAGATCATTCGAACACGCCTTGGCGAGCGTCGGTGTTGAAACTGTTCCGTCCATCGGAACGAATTTCGATCCTGAACTGCACGAGGCGGTCGATATGGCTCCGGCAGATGCTGAGAATGACGGAAAGATCGTCGCTGAATATCAGACGGGCTATCGTTTTGGCGATCGTCTGCTGCGTCCCGCTCGGGTGCAGGTTGGAAAGGCGGGTTAA